A single region of the Aeromonas hydrophila subsp. hydrophila ATCC 7966 genome encodes:
- the araA gene encoding L-arabinose isomerase — translation MELMKQLEVWFLVGSQHLYGAATLKQVADHAHTITSQLNERAGLPVKIVLKPTGTTLDEISAIARDANHDQRCIGLMVWMHTFSPAKMWIPALSQLQKPLLQFHTQFNRDLPWSEIDMDFMNLNQTAHGGREFGFMGARLRLPRTVVVGHWQDEEAHRKLGNWMRVAAAIHDSRHLKIARFGDNMRNVAVTEGDKIEAQIQFGYQVNYHPVGDLVKVIDAVPASDIEALLAEYEESYTLTEAVQAGGVLRASLYEAARQELGMKKFLTDGGFGAFTTTFEDLHGLHQLPGLACQRLMQQGFGFGAEGDWKTAALLRTLKVMGTGLAGGTSFMEDYTYHLEAGNNLVLGAHMLEVCPSIAADKPVLDAQHLGIGKKADPARLLFAAPAGKAVNASLIDLGNRFRLVVNQLEVVDLPEAMPKLPVASALWQPMPDLQTSAEAWILAGAAHHSVFTQSVDIEQLRTFADLMGIEFVVIDKHTRIPELKQTLQWNEVYYKLCH, via the coding sequence ATGGAATTGATGAAACAGCTGGAAGTGTGGTTCCTGGTCGGCAGCCAGCACCTGTATGGCGCCGCCACCCTGAAGCAGGTGGCCGATCACGCCCACACCATCACCAGCCAGCTCAACGAGCGCGCCGGCCTGCCGGTCAAGATAGTGCTCAAGCCCACCGGCACCACCCTCGACGAGATAAGCGCGATAGCTCGCGATGCCAACCACGATCAGCGCTGCATCGGGCTCATGGTGTGGATGCACACCTTCTCCCCCGCCAAGATGTGGATCCCGGCCCTCAGCCAGTTGCAAAAACCCCTGCTGCAGTTCCACACCCAGTTCAACCGGGATCTGCCGTGGAGCGAGATCGACATGGACTTCATGAACCTGAACCAGACCGCCCACGGCGGCCGTGAGTTCGGCTTCATGGGGGCCCGGCTGCGGCTGCCGCGCACCGTGGTGGTCGGTCACTGGCAGGATGAAGAGGCCCACCGCAAGCTGGGCAACTGGATGCGGGTCGCCGCCGCCATTCACGACAGCCGCCACCTCAAGATCGCCCGCTTTGGCGACAACATGCGCAACGTGGCGGTCACCGAGGGCGACAAGATTGAGGCCCAGATCCAGTTCGGCTATCAGGTGAACTACCACCCGGTCGGCGATCTGGTGAAGGTGATCGACGCCGTGCCCGCAAGCGACATCGAGGCTCTGCTGGCCGAATACGAAGAGAGCTACACCCTGACCGAGGCGGTGCAGGCGGGTGGGGTGCTTCGCGCCTCCCTCTATGAGGCGGCGCGCCAGGAGCTGGGGATGAAGAAATTCCTCACCGACGGCGGCTTTGGCGCCTTCACCACTACCTTTGAAGACCTTCACGGCCTGCACCAGCTGCCGGGGCTCGCCTGTCAGCGCCTGATGCAGCAAGGCTTCGGCTTTGGTGCGGAAGGAGACTGGAAGACGGCCGCCCTGCTGCGCACCCTCAAGGTGATGGGAACCGGTCTTGCGGGCGGCACCTCCTTCATGGAGGACTACACCTACCACCTGGAGGCGGGCAACAACCTGGTGCTGGGGGCCCACATGCTGGAGGTCTGCCCCTCCATCGCCGCCGATAAACCCGTGCTGGATGCCCAGCACTTAGGGATAGGCAAGAAGGCCGACCCGGCCCGCCTGCTGTTTGCGGCCCCCGCCGGCAAGGCGGTCAATGCGAGCCTGATCGATCTGGGCAACCGCTTCCGGCTGGTGGTCAATCAGCTGGAAGTGGTGGACCTGCCAGAGGCCATGCCGAAACTGCCGGTGGCCAGCGCCCTGTGGCAGCCCATGCCGGACCTGCAGACCAGCGCCGAGGCCTGGATCCTGGCCGGGGCCGCCCACCACTCGGTGTTCACCCAGTCGGTAGACATAGAGCAGCTGCGCACCTTCGCCGACCTCATGGGTATCGAGTTTGTGGTGATCGACAAGCACACCCGCATCCCCGAACTCAAGCAGACCCTGCAGTGGAACGAGGTCTACTACAAGCTCTGTCACTGA